The following proteins are encoded in a genomic region of Carettochelys insculpta isolate YL-2023 chromosome 34, ASM3395843v1, whole genome shotgun sequence:
- the LOC142005665 gene encoding thialysine N-epsilon-acetyltransferase-like isoform X2 gives MDCIVRPSEAADCGDVMRLIRDLAEFEQLTHQVQITEEGLRQDGFTGHPFYRCLVAEVPPESRSRDGHTIVGYGLYSFTYSTFKGRCIFMEDLYVMPEFRGKGIGKKLMRKIVEIGLENGCTQMRFMVLEWNRPAIGLYQGLGAEDLSAAEGWHFFCLQKDSMQRLAQGP, from the exons ATGGATTGCATTGTGCGCCCCTCCGAGGCGGCCGACTGCGGGGACGTCATGCGACTCATTCGG GACCTGGCCGAGTTCGAGCAGCTGACCCACCAGGTGCAAATAACTGAGGAAG GGCTGCGGCAGGATGGGTTCACCGGCCACCCTTTCTACCGCTGTCTGGTGGCAGAAGTACCGCCCGAGAGCCGCAGCCGAGACG ggcACACCATCGTCGGGTACGGCCTCTATTCCTTCACCTACAGCACCTTCAAAGGCCGCTGCATTTTCATGGAGGATCTCTATGTTATGCCTGAGTTCAGAG GGAAAGGGATCGGCAAGAAGCTGATGAGGAAAATTGTCGAG ATCGGGCTGGAAAACGGATGCACCCAGATGCGCTTCATGGTGCTGGAGTGGAACCGACCGGCCATCGGCTTGTACCAGGGCCTGGGGGCGGAGGACCTCTCCGCCGCGGAGGGCTGGCATTTCTTCTGCTTGCAGAAAGACAGCATGCAGCGCCTGGCGCAGGGGCCATGA
- the LOC142005665 gene encoding thialysine N-epsilon-acetyltransferase-like isoform X1: MAGGGTVEEELGGPVGTRHGGKLTLGSPPSLPSQDLAEFEQLTHQVQITEEGLRQDGFTGHPFYRCLVAEVPPESRSRDGHTIVGYGLYSFTYSTFKGRCIFMEDLYVMPEFRGKGIGKKLMRKIVEIGLENGCTQMRFMVLEWNRPAIGLYQGLGAEDLSAAEGWHFFCLQKDSMQRLAQGP; this comes from the exons ATGGCTGGGGGTGGCACCGTGGAGGAAGAACTCGGGGGGCCGGTTGGCACAAGGCATGGGGGGAAGCTGACTTTGgggtcccctccctccctgccatcccAGGACCTGGCCGAGTTCGAGCAGCTGACCCACCAGGTGCAAATAACTGAGGAAG GGCTGCGGCAGGATGGGTTCACCGGCCACCCTTTCTACCGCTGTCTGGTGGCAGAAGTACCGCCCGAGAGCCGCAGCCGAGACG ggcACACCATCGTCGGGTACGGCCTCTATTCCTTCACCTACAGCACCTTCAAAGGCCGCTGCATTTTCATGGAGGATCTCTATGTTATGCCTGAGTTCAGAG GGAAAGGGATCGGCAAGAAGCTGATGAGGAAAATTGTCGAG ATCGGGCTGGAAAACGGATGCACCCAGATGCGCTTCATGGTGCTGGAGTGGAACCGACCGGCCATCGGCTTGTACCAGGGCCTGGGGGCGGAGGACCTCTCCGCCGCGGAGGGCTGGCATTTCTTCTGCTTGCAGAAAGACAGCATGCAGCGCCTGGCGCAGGGGCCATGA